Part of the Fundulus heteroclitus isolate FHET01 chromosome 20, MU-UCD_Fhet_4.1, whole genome shotgun sequence genome, gacataacacctgttatgaacatacatgactctttatgaatgtttaggactgttgtcattaattgtcattcggtaaattatgacactattaaagcacagttgacattgtttaaaatgtctttgttatgacaacttgacattaacagagacaaggttaggtttagggcttgatttggagttaggttaaattaagggcttgatttggggttttgttaaattaagggcttgtcataacaaagacattttaaacaatgtcaactttgctttaatagtgtcataatttaccgaatgacaattaatgacaacagtcctaaacattcataaagagtcatttatgttcataacaggtgttatgtcatgtttatgacagtgtaatgtcagtcttatgtacaccccttcaaataaagtgttaccaaatTTActaagttttgaaaaaaataaacgctACCAGTGTCCCTACTGGTAGCGTGAGCTGAAAATAGGAACTTAAAATTCTTGGTAGACAAAGAATtagtcctaaaaaaaaatgccctcACATGATATTTGCTTTGTGAACTGCTGTGACCTTGTTTCGCCCCTTCTTAGTGGCGTAGTCAAAGGCAAACTTGGCGATGCGCCGCGACTTCACCCTGGTGATAATCTTCAAACATTCGATCACGCCCGGCACACTCTACGAACAGTTCCAACGAGGTGATTTTAATTGCAGaatgagggaggaaaaaaaaaaggactgaaagcatgatgcagcgggtttttttttttagaaactgaCATATTCCCTGCTGACAGTAGTCCTAATGAGACCCGTTTACCTCATGCTCCAGGGAGCTGTACTCCCCCTCAGTCTGCTCCCGAATGATGACGAGGTCCAGGTTGTTGTGGCGAGTGTTGTAGCCCGGCAGGCTGTTCACATGGACCACATTAGCAAACAGGTCCAGCTCACGCCTTGGAAACCGACAGAGACGCACAGTTAAATTTAAACATAGCAtatacacaataaaaaaacagaacaaaaaaaccaacaacaagcTAATCACCTTAGTTTCATTTCGTAAGAGGCCAACTCCCCTTTGAACTCCATTGGTGTGTGAATCTTTCCTAGAtggtaaataagaaaaatgaaaaacacatgAATGCTAAAGTTTCTTTAGGAATATGAAGTTACAGCAGATATTTCTTTAGGGGTCAGATCTCAGATGGATGGCTGGAACTTTTAAACCACTGGATAGGGAATAAAGTCTAGAAATACATTCTCAGGACTCATCCAGacctaaattatatttaaactaCATTCCATACTTTAGCAGACCTGTAGAAACCCTCTTTGTTACACATTTCAAACCCCATACTCTTAATGGCAGAGGAACCAAAGAAAAAGTGGCCGTACCTTTGATGGCCACTCTGTTGTTTTTCATCGAGGTCAATACCTGCTCCAACTTTTCCTCACTCGCCATGTTCTGAACTTCACTGAGGTGGAACTCCTCAAACTCAACAGGAATGTCAGCTGCCTTAAGATTAAATGAATATGtagttgaggaaaaaaaaaaaacctacaatgaatttaaaattctttggattttatttgtcttcatgccattttttttcctagttTGTAATATCGCCGACTGACTGCGTGCTGAATGTAAACAGGAGTGAGGAGGCCATTACTTCATGGCCGTCCTTGCTAAAGGTACCTTAAAGACATCCTTGACCGCAGTCATCAGCTCAGGTCCCACGCCGTCCCCTGGAACCATGGTGACTTTGAAGGTACCATCAGCGCGGGCTGGTGGGCTCTCGGCTCCACAGAGACTCGCTGAAACACTTAGCGGCCGAGAGGCCAGCTGATGCAAGCGGGCGCCTCCCAGGCCCTGAGAGATGTCAACAAGCAAAACGTGGCAGCAGCAGATTATGAGcagattgcattttttttcctgctattacaatggcagaaaacaaaaaaaaagtcaaataaataaataaaagggatTTCCCCAACGTTTTCctcacgcaaaaaaaaaaagttttactcaGAACTGTTTTTAAGGTGAGCAACtccaattttaacatttctgtattttattctaGAATTAAAAAAGCAGATTTGTACCATCACAACCTAcctaaaaggaaaaatattgtCTGTAAGTATAGATAAATGAACGTGGTGTTtccttatattttattttatattctccaaagtgtatatgtatataactAATGTCTGTACGCTGTGAGCATGTGAAACTGAGGTCTGGCCCTTTGCTTGTGCCCACAGTCTTGACCAATAAGACTGAGTCTGATGGGTCACGTTTCAACTAAAGTGCGAAAGACAATTGCCGCGTGAAGTCATTTTTTGGGTTTCTGTCGCATTTAAAGACATAAAGTAATCAGATAAATCTCACAAAACGGACGCAAAGGTTATCATCCATAAAAGTCACGGTGGAAGGCGGATGGACGCTAGGGTGGATGAAAGGGTGCGGCCACGGGCGTGACTTTGAAGTCCGAGTCTGAAACaggtatggaaaaaaaaaaaaaaaaaaaaaaaaacatttaacatggGAATTAAAACCGGAAGGAGCTGCTCTCAGGCATGTTTCATTAGATATTTTCCCGTTAGATGAGAGCAtctgaaaaataaaccaaatcacCAAGATCACCAGAACGGCTCAGACGTCTTTAATAGCTTGGAGATGCCATACGGGAAGACACTGGTGGAAACAGTCCAACTTTATCACCAGCAGAATGGCAAGAATCCCGTTTTTTCTAAGACTTTTCCTGGTGAGCCTCCGCTAACGGTCTCTCTGTTACCTTCAGCCTGACATGTCGATGTTTCAGACTGTTTCTCTGACCGCCGACATGAACCCCCTCCCCGGCTCAGACCAACCTCACCTCTCCCTACTAACAGGCGCAATCACCCCGGAATCCTGTCCGCATCCTCGCTGCACTCACCTTGGCCAAAGTTACCAACGTTCCCCTCAAGGCGGCCGCCatagcttcttcttcttcttcttcttcttcttcgtgatTTTTACTGGCGGGTGACATCTAACGTTAAGATGTATTATCGCCATCTACTGTGCTGGAGTGTGGACCAGAGTGTCTCCCTTTAATCTAAATTCTTATGTATAATCCTGTTTCCTTCAAAAATGTAATAACTgctctatttattttatgtttaattaataacttaTTAAGTTTTAATGTCTCTATATCATATTTCCTAATTTCTTGGTTTAGCTTCTCTCTACTTGCTGTATATTTTTCACAATGAATGTTCTTCTGTTTCCATGTCCATACCACACTCACAACCACCTGTTGGATGTTTACCTATCAGATGTAAAGTTTTATGTAATCCAGTATGTCCAGGCCGCAATCTTGTCATTACTAATTGTTCTTTTCGATTTTCTTCTATTATTTCCATATTCCCtactttattttgtacttgAAATAAATGACGATCTTTAGTTCCTTCTTCCCATATTTGTTGCcattcagatttaattttaCTCTTCacaactgattttattttagatttacaaTATGCTATTTCCATAGTTCTACTTTGTTTTAGACACATTAGCTAAATGATCTGCCATATCATTACCTTCTATATCTTTATGAGCAGGTAACCACATAAACCTAatctttgtttcagtttgtttcaTTCTAAATAACGCTTCATAAATTTCATAAACTAACTCCATACAACTTTCAGATGAGACATTTAAAATAGACATTAATGATGATaatgaatctgaacatataagAACTttctcaattttattttgctctaCCCACTGTAAGGCCATGAGTATTGCTAACATTTCCACTGTATATACAGCTACattgtcatatatatataagggctgggtatcatctaggatgagccgattcgatacgattctcgatacacagctcacgatacgatacgattctcgatacatagctcagcttgatttgattccaatatcgatatttattactttgaattaatgctcagtgattcaatcaccaaaatcagccaaatattatgtttatgttctatttattgatcacagacatattaacaggaaaataaagtgcatttgcttcaatgcatttaacgtgtcacagaaaccaaaaatgtgcccaaacatctgattttagggtcaaaggagcttctaaaatcctgtcggccgttccacaaattcgtctcacttgctctccttcgctgtgaactgtaatggttgcgctgtaataacgccccctagggtcttcggttctccacaatcactatcaagctatttctggataatgttcacctaaactagtgcactttcacatctcccacaggtgctgggtcccaggtattaattgttcacttatatacagtaatcttgtaatttatttatttatttatttatgttctttcactttcttttttcaaatatcacattacacatgtcagcttacataataatatatatgatttagcaatggcatctaggtgttattcgagtgtatctgttgctttatgtctgttggttgtgctgttatttttgtgtctctttccaggtgatggagcagacaaagaaggttttatcattctctcccttttatctcctctttctttcacctctactcttttttttcttttctttcactttttgttcttcctttactctcccattgtcatgtccatataatttgctggtgaagattctcagtcatccaggtcatggtcattccaaaaaaaggtaaaaaacaaagcaactggacttgttttccgtagttgaagacgtttcgcttcctctcccggaagctttctcaattcaaaaagtctggagtaatgatgagtaacaagctttataccataccaaaacaaaggcctgtaatggcttagataacatgcaaattcaaccgaaacaggaccaccccttagtaatgggcggtcgtaaaaaccattaagccagcggaatggaccgaaactggtccactcctctgtaacgaggagtcgttagagtgttattggcttggcttaagggaacaatgttttaatcacctgaatgagggtgagagttaagttgacgattggctggaattaatcctatagctgtgttgtaagtttttgagagttggaacctaaggcctcctcctctgtttaaggttggtctttctctcttgacgtagatggcttccttcacacccctttcaaaccatctgtcttctttgtccaaaatgtgaacattttggtcctcaaaagagtgtcctttgtcctttaggtgtaagtggacagcagagtcttgacctgaggaggtagctctcctgtgttgagacatgcgtctgtggagaggttgtttggtttctccaatataaagatcagaacattcctcactgcactgaactgcatacaccactccgctcatcttaggtttgggggttttgtccttgggatgcaccagcctctgtctgagggtcctgtttggtttgaaatgtactgggattttatgtttggagaaaatcctcttgagtttttcagagactccagcaacatatgggatgacgatgtttttgcgtttattcttctcaccattatgttctggagcgggtcttttggattttcttgctgatttgacaaaagcccagttagggtacccacaggtttggagggcatctctgatgtgtttctgttccttgtgcttcccttctgttttagtcgggacatgctcggcccggtgttgtaaggttctgatgacggaaagtttgtgctccagtgggtggtgtgagtcaaaaagaagatattggtctgtgtgggtgggtttcctatacacttcaatgttgaggtttccatctccttccaaattcaccaaacagtcgagaaaaggtagcttgttgtcattggcatcctctcgagtaaacttgatgttgttgtccaccgagttgatgtgtcttgtgaacgcttccacttcttttagctggattttgacaaaggtgtcatccacatatctaaaccagtggcttggtggtgttcctctgaaggttcccaaagctctcttttccatttcttccatgtaaagattggctacaataggtgacactggagatcccatggcacagccatgcttctgtctgtaaaattgatcgctgaacttgaaataagtagtAGAAAGACAAAGGTCCAGTAGGGTACAGATCTGGTCCGGAGTGAAATTAGTTCTGTTATTAAGGTCACTAtcttgttgaagacgtttcctgactgtttctactgcctctgatgtaggtatgcaagtgaaaagtgaagtgacatcgaaagacaccagagtttcccctggtgccatctttaaatgtttgactttgttagcaaagtccttggagttttctatgtggtgtggtgtgttccccaccaggggggctaaaatactagcaagctgtttagcaatgttatatgttactgaattaatgctgctgacaatgggtctgagtgGTGTTCCTTCTTTGTGAATTTTTGGGAGTCCATATAAGCATGGAATGTCTTCCCCTGGATATAATCTATAATAAGATGAGCGATTGATTACCTTGTCTTTTTCTAGTTGTTGTAGGTAgtcagtgattttctttttgtaggaGTTGGTAGGATCCCTTTTCAAAGACTCATATGTGTTGGTGTCACTCAGTAGAGTGTGAATTTTGTCCTGGTAGTCTGAAGTGTTGAGGACCACGGTGCATCTTCCTTTGTCTGCTGGTAATATGGTGATGCTTTGGTCCTGCGGACCAAAGCATcatatctaagccattacaggcctttgttttggtatggtataaagcttgttactcatcattactccagactttttgaattgagaaagcttccgggagaggaagcgaaacgtctccatataatttgaaattctccttgcaggaatcataataaagctatttacaagcataaatcaagtggagcactatggcgaaagccgtttgctccactt contains:
- the idh3b gene encoding isocitrate dehydrogenase [NAD] subunit beta, mitochondrial isoform X1, which translates into the protein MSPASKNHEEEEEEEEEAMAAALRGTLVTLAKGLGGARLHQLASRPLSVSASLCGAESPPARADGTFKVTMVPGDGVGPELMTAVKDVFKAADIPVEFEEFHLSEVQNMASEEKLEQVLTSMKNNRVAIKGKIHTPMEFKGELASYEMKLRRELDLFANVVHVNSLPGYNTRHNNLDLVIIREQTEGEYSSLEHESVPGVIECLKIITRVKSRRIAKFAFDYATKKGRNKVTAVHKANIMKLGDGLFLQSCAEVAELYPKIKYETIIIDNCCMQLVQNPYQFDVLVMPNLYGNIIDNLAAGLVGGAGVVPGESYSAEYVVFETGARHPFAQAVGRNIANPTAMLLSAANMLRHLNLEYHSQMVSEAVKRVIKQGKVRTRDLGGYCTTGDFVHAVVENLRHRPVQ
- the idh3b gene encoding isocitrate dehydrogenase [NAD] subunit beta, mitochondrial isoform X2, which encodes MSPASKNHEEEEEEEEEAMAAALRGTLVTLAKGLGGARLHQLASRPLSVSASLCGAESPPARADGTFKVTMVPGDGVGPELMTAVKDVFKAADIPVEFEEFHLSEVQNMASEEKLEQVLTSMKNNRVAIKGKIHTPMEFKGELASYEMKLRRELDLFANVVHVNSLPGYNTRHNNLDLVIIREQTEGEYSSLEHESVPGVIECLKIITRVKSRRIAKFAFDYATKKGRNKVTAVHKANIMKLGDGLFLQSCAEVAELYPKIKYETIIIDNCCMQLVQNPYQFDVLVMPNLYGNIIDNLAAGLVGGAGVVPGESYSAEYVVFETGARHPFAQAVGRNIANPTAMLLSAANMLRHLNLEYHSQMVSEAVKRVIKQGKVRTGDLGGYASCDEFTRAVVANLPV